In a single window of the Biomphalaria glabrata chromosome 13, xgBioGlab47.1, whole genome shotgun sequence genome:
- the LOC106063131 gene encoding 39S ribosomal protein L51, mitochondrial-like, with product MFAVKYQNSNFLKSFISILTENNLCKQLPTLARFTHDASSSSTESSLTTYKKEKKFVSRDRTFEHATKSPYKTPGPRRYGHYIEYMTDGVLPRHERPVRSLPPYRPSDSWSTKKALFGQNDYIDILGDGTVHPADLLTGPRWLIAFKADERLRLLRQMEWEGNRLKLFYPSEYNRIQKRIRYLTKIYNFKRKSRSADGDMSL from the exons ATGTTTGCAGTAAAATATCAGAACAGTAATTTTCTgaagtcttttatttcaattttaacaGAGAATAACTTGTGTAAACAATTG CCTACATTGGCCCGGTTCACTCATGACGCAAGCAGCTCCAGCACTGAAAGTAGTTTGACTACATACAAAAAGGAGAAAAAGTTTGTCAGCAGAGACAGAACCTTTGAGCATGCCACTAAGTCACCATACAAGACACCTGGACCCCGCAGATATGGACATTATATAGAGTATATGACTGATG GTGTCTTGCCCAGACACGAAAGGCCAGTGAGATCTCTCCCACCATACAGACCATCAGATTCTTGGTCAACCAAAAAAGCCTTATTTGGTCAGAATGACTATAtag ATATACTTGGAGATGGAACAGTGCATCCAGCAGACTTGTTGACTGGTCCTAGGTGGTTGATTGCCTTCAAAGCTGATGAGAGATTGAGACTTCTGCGTCAGATGGAGTGGGAAGGAAACAGACTGAAACTTTTCTACCCATCAGAATACAACAGGATACAGAAGAGGATACGTTATTTAACCAAAATatacaactttaaaagaaaaagtaggtCTGCAGATGGAGACATGAGCCTATAA